The following DNA comes from Salminus brasiliensis chromosome 21, fSalBra1.hap2, whole genome shotgun sequence.
TTGGCATACAGTAACTACACTATGTAACGTTGGTGAAACACGTGAAAACTGCATTATGCTGTGTAACATTTGTGTAAACTCCTGTGATTTTACTGTACCTGTTCACATGCTTATTTTACTTTCACTGATGGTCCAGTATCTCTCAGCTCGACCAGAAATGCATGAGGTAAAAATTTCCTTaaggtgtgatttaaagcatgaattacactttctgactgtagggggagcccaggagcaagaaatacctaTTCtcgcataaagctgctttaagttcCGTCGTCCACAACAGTACAATCACTCATTTACCTCTGTAATGTAAGCAAATCTTAAGAACTGCCCAAGTCTTGCCTagagactcttattggtatactGGCATGGTATTACACCCTAGTCTGTCATCTTTTTTGCAAAGTATTTGGCTCCTGAGTGGCGTAGTCATCCAAATGCTGGGAGATGTGACTTTTTtcacataaagctgctttaagttcCACTGACTACAACAGTACAATCACTTGTTTACCTCCCTAACAGCTTAAGAACTACCCAAGTCTTGCCTagagactcttattggtatactGGTGTGGTttaaaccccagtctgccatggggaaggtggtggtgttaacTATTACACTACACAAAACCAACTGCTAGTCAATCACTGCTATCAAATTATAGTGGCTCATCTAAGGAAATATCTTTGAAAAGATGAGATAAAACTGCGTAATTACCCGACTGTGGGCTAGTGGATATCTggctgtctctctttctggctGTGAAAGTTGGGTCCAGCTCCTCTGCTATGTTATGGACGGGCTGTGTTCGtctgtgaagaaaaaaaaaagctaattagACCAAAAAAGCAGTGTAGGTGCTATAGACTCTGTGtatgtgagggagtgtgtgactAACAGAGTAGAGCAGGTAGGGCTTAGTGGATGATGCTCGAGTGTGTTTTCCTCTTCCACAGGTGAGTGAAGACCCTCAGAGTTCAGCCTCTCTCTCGGCATTTGCAGAGGCTCCACCTGCACACAGTATAGCACTCATACTAACTACGGTCTTCCTATTCTGATCCACAATTAGCCACATACCTGTTAACcacccccttctaataaatacattctgctactttacgttattacacacagcttgtctagtccctgtggagaagtacagtcaatagaataggactctataaagcagataaacatgaacctaataatgccaggcgtgtgctagaggggtataaagccccccagcattgttgcagctgtgtagcagtgaaagtgtgttctctagaataatggtgggtgcttcatccaatacctttgggatgagttggggagttggggatgatgaggtgataATGGTTGGTGATAataaaacatcctgaccttattaatgctcttgtcgctaaatgcaatcaaaccctcacagcaatgctccttcaaaatctagcaaaagccttcttccctgaatagtagagacagttagtccaatAAAAGCAGGTTGAAAAAGCAGGaataacaatgaatgagtagctgtctcaatacttttgtccatatagtgtaattcATTTAATGTCCTGTGCTCTTCTGATACTCTGCccgcctgcctgtctgcctgaaGGCCCCCCCAGGGAAAATGGGACATTCTTTCAACAGTAACGGTTACAGTAACTCAATTCAAGGGGATTTCAAGTGTGAAGCCCCAGACACTTCTAAGTCGCGATAGATATGTGGGGTGATTTCCCACTAAATTTGTTAACCAAATGCTTTAAATCTGAGCCTATTTTTAAAGCAGAAGAAAGAATTAGATTTAGAGACAATCTGAGATGTTTTATGCTTTATGTGATGCGTTTCAACGTTTATAGATCCCAGCTTCTCCAACGTTTCTAGAGGaattaaatgtattcattaaatTACTAAAACTAAATAGCAATTTCACTTCCTCCACTTTCCTTCCTTTAGACTAGAtgttgaagcattgctgtgaggacttggtTGTATTCAGActacaggagcaaccttgggtGCCTCGGACCATGGTCTGAACAGAATCTCAAACTAGTTGAATTTAGAAGAGATACTTCTAGATTAGACATGCAGACCTcattcacacctggcattaacatgagTTTTTGGTGATCAAATCACGTTTGAATTTTACAGCATAAAAAAATCAGTGATCGGATCATGATTATGATTGGATCACTCAAACCGCATtaggaggtggtcagagatggatcttgtccacatttaacacaagtGTAATTGGAATACGTTGCCTAAGCTGCAGCACAGCTGCCCAGACATTTGGACCAAAAACCTGGGGGGATTTTCCATGTCTAGCTCTGTGATCAGAtacagttatttacattttctgACAGAACCGTTACGAGAATGTGAAAAACATCTACTGTTTGTGGAACCTCCGGGCACCTAGGTTCCTCAAAACTGTTCAGTCTCCCGGAGCGGGACAATTCTGACGAGTATCCGTTCTTTATAGGAAGTTAAACAGGAATTAAGTTTGTGCTGATGTGCTTTTTACACAGGGAAGTAGAATCGGACCTCATCTGGTAACACTGGTATAAGcagaatccagtcaaagtagatccagatacagAGCACGTGTtaatgtcaggtgtaaacaggctcgaAGCATATGTAACATCTCTTTACAACAGAATTATGGGTTATATTGAGGGTCACACTGTGGAGAGAGTCCTACTTTTCTGCTAGTAGTGTTGTCTGTGCCTCTCCGATTGACCTCAATCGGCCTCTCCTGGACTTCTAGGTCCTGTGACCTCCTGCTGTTCTTTCTCTCCTGTCGCTGCATGTAGCGGGCAATCTCCTGGAGCACAGAAAGGTTTGACAGTTCAGTCAGATATGATGTAAGTCATATACACTAGAAGGACACAGCAGTTCACCTCCTTATCcccccatccatccattaaggACTCTTACCTCATCTTGGGCCACTTGAGCAGCGCGGAAATCCACCTCTGATCCACAGCTCTGGAAGTACAGCCAGTAGGGTAGGATGAGCTGACTGTTAACTGATTGTTCTGCCATATTTTTCTTCCACAAACAAACTGAAAACACGACCAGAACTTCCCATCATAATGAATAACTCGCCCTCTAcccacactaacactacagtgaAAGGAATGGACAGTTCAGAATCTGCTCTTTCGGCACAGTTTCTCTGCTTATTTCAATGAGCTTTAAAAGAGAACGAACTGCTACTTCTAAATGTTAAGGTGACACAtggagagagtgtgcatgtgggggtgagtgagtgagtgagtgagtgagtgagtgaatgagtaagtGAGCGAGTGACCTACAAAAGCCCACCTTCCTGTGAGGCTGcccatcttcctcctcctgtagAATACGGGCCAGCTCAGCATCCCGCACCAACTGCTCCCAAAGCTCTAtcccagaaagagagagagagagagagagagagagagagagagagagagtgagggagagagagagagagagagagagagagagagaaagagggagtgaAAAAAAGAGCCTGAGAAACACACTAACAATCTCATCATCTTTACTCGTCCCCACCCTCCCCCATTACACTACTGTACATGATAAAGTACATTAACACtgtttgctattattattattattattattattatttgacagCGTTCaataataaatgtcatattttatTAGGATTATACCTTCACTGAGTGGAGAGTGTATACTGTCTCCATGGTAACCAGCCTGGGCTCTCTGCTGCTTCATCTCcacctcttcttcctcctgcaGCCGCTTGGCCATCTTCTGCCACATTAAACACAGGTCAGCTTCGAGCAGCTTTCAGACAGAATGACAGAAAGCCCCTGGAGAATGGTAAGATCCTCTGATTCTGGACAGTCAGTGTCCAGCGCTGGACCCAACttaactcacacactcatttaaaaagatcagtgttcagtgtgatgttgAAGGCCTAGCTGACCTGAACATTGAAGATCTAGCTGACCTAAACACTGAAGACCTAGCTGACCTGAACATTGAAGACCTAGCTGACCTGAACATTGAAGATCTAGCTGACCTGAACATGAAGGCCTAGCTGACCTGAACATTGAAGATCTAGCTGACCTAAACACTGAAGACCTAGCTGACCTGAACATTGAAGATCTAGCTGACCTGGACATGAAGGCCTAGTTGACCTGAACACTGAAGACCTAGCTGACCTGAACATTGAAGATCTAGCTGACCTGAACATTGAAGATCTAGCTGACCTGAACACTGAAGACCTAGCTGACCTGAACATTAAAGATCTAGCTGACCTGAACACTGAAGACCTAGCTGACCTGAACATTAAAGATCTAGCTGACCTGAACACTGAAGACCTAGCTGACCTGAACATTAAAGATCTAGCTGACCTGAACATTAAAGATCTAGCTGACCTGAACACTGAAGACCTAGCTGACCTGAACATTAAAGATCTAGCTGACCTGAACATTGAAGATCTAGCTGACCTGAACATTGAAGATCTAGCTGACCTGAACATTGAAGGCCTAGCTGACCTGAACATTGAAGGCCTAGCTGACCTGAAAATTGAAGATCTAGCTGACCTGAACAGTACCTTTAGGGTCTAGTTCAAATAGTCACACTTCATTTATTCACTGGAGATTGGATACACTTCATTTGAACactgtcagcacacacacacacacactccactgtgtgtggcttcaCTGTACAATATAGCACTTTGTGACCTCAATGCACTGCAGTGTATGAGCTGCTCAGTACGACACAGGCCTGAAAGAGTGGGCGGAGTGAATTTCCACACACCTCACttaaaagtgtaaaaacacacacatgcacacacacgtacacacacacacacacacagtaataatACCACACCAAGCAAAGGAAAGTACAGCTCACTAGGCTCCTACACATGCCTGCCcgcccacacactcacatttacacacacactcactcacttactatACACAGACAGGCCTACGACCTCAGAGCAGTGCAGAGCTCTATGATGTGCAGCGCGACCGCCTCATCCTTCTCTAGTTTCTGCTGCGTTTCTCTGGCGTCATGGGAGCATGATATTACTGCACTGAAAGGGGCTTGAGGACAGTGCTGTTACATTGTGTAGATTCAGCACCATGATACTGAGTCTTCCTCTCACCAACTTATAAAGTTACAAATGATAAAGTGAGGATATTTTAAGGACAGTATGATCatcatttttcttattttgtcttgtTTGGTTAGGCTGTTGATTAAAGTGTTAATGTAAAGGCACTTTATTAGTGAATATAtaacatttgtttttacagttgatcaaaaaaataaagtgtaaaggtaaaaaatattggaaaattaaaataaaaataaggaaTTTTGGAAAATTGTTGAAACTTAATTGATGGCTTTGAGAAACattagatataaatataaataaatgcattactTTTGTGCTCCACTAGAGGGTAGCAAAACTAGTCTTTAAGAAAACACCATCTCTAAAATGTCCCATTTTAATGGAAACctaattttacacacacacacacacacacacacacacacacacacacggttggTTACACTATATAATaacatattatataattattattgtaag
Coding sequences within:
- the ccdc50b gene encoding coiled-coil domain-containing protein 50 isoform X1, which translates into the protein MNAAMTEIEIEIDKSHLPRVYDVCQCFSVLEDGALAQSLQEQEIEQFYSSNVQKNQAVQSDVRLARRLQEEEEQRAHFSHQLRQMEEQDCEYAKMIQEELRRRDDEAQRREEEDEKMAKRLQEEEEVEMKQQRAQAGYHGDSIHSPLSEELWEQLVRDAELARILQEEEDGQPHRKSCGSEVDFRAAQVAQDEEIARYMQRQERKNSRRSQDLEVQERPIEVNRRGTDNTTSRKVEPLQMPRERLNSEGLHSPVEEENTLEHHPLSPTCSTLRTQPVHNIAEELDPTFTARKRDSQISTSPQSGICLAPRTPHSIFYDYLPEPTFVPPTRRHADKLGRPKAKEKRENCKQQ
- the ccdc50b gene encoding coiled-coil domain-containing protein 50 isoform X2, with translation MNAAMTEIEIEIDKSHLPRVYDVCQCFSVLEDGALAQSLQEQEIEQFYSSNVQKNQAVQSDVRLARRLQEEEEQRAHFSHQLRQMEEQDCEYAKMIQEELRRRDDEAQRREEEDEMAKRLQEEEEVEMKQQRAQAGYHGDSIHSPLSEELWEQLVRDAELARILQEEEDGQPHRKSCGSEVDFRAAQVAQDEEIARYMQRQERKNSRRSQDLEVQERPIEVNRRGTDNTTSRKVEPLQMPRERLNSEGLHSPVEEENTLEHHPLSPTCSTLRTQPVHNIAEELDPTFTARKRDSQISTSPQSGICLAPRTPHSIFYDYLPEPTFVPPTRRHADKLGRPKAKEKRENCKQQ
- the ccdc50b gene encoding coiled-coil domain-containing protein 50 isoform X3, with product MNAAMTEIEIEIDKSHLPRVYDVEQFYSSNVQKNQAVQSDVRLARRLQEEEEQRAHFSHQLRQMEEQDCEYAKMIQEELRRRDDEAQRREEEDEKMAKRLQEEEEVEMKQQRAQAGYHGDSIHSPLSEELWEQLVRDAELARILQEEEDGQPHRKSCGSEVDFRAAQVAQDEEIARYMQRQERKNSRRSQDLEVQERPIEVNRRGTDNTTSRKVEPLQMPRERLNSEGLHSPVEEENTLEHHPLSPTCSTLRTQPVHNIAEELDPTFTARKRDSQISTSPQSGICLAPRTPHSIFYDYLPEPTFVPPTRRHADKLGRPKAKEKRENCKQQ